A part of bacterium genomic DNA contains:
- a CDS encoding cupin domain-containing protein, which yields MDQPDVDMFMGNWKDSKIRMEFGKLEVRDILTRCTGDPLSPGKKGAVLTDINAVSYAVLKPHASTKPSVLKSEQHIYYIVSGKGTIKAGAQTADLFEGIGIIMPPGIEFTISNPGDELLAMYRITEPIPSGFRPRTTMVVRSEYDNTISTNLRRGSSNDWLFEREDGLSTLVALNPVMYEPRSMVPPHVHPDDVEEVWIAVKGDLFLQVGSQRRNFPAGTAYKVPADSRTPHANINTDEVSKKLLWMMKVPVVTVPGGRKEDDLKGII from the coding sequence ATGGATCAGCCGGATGTCGATATGTTCATGGGAAACTGGAAAGATTCGAAAATTCGGATGGAATTCGGCAAGCTTGAGGTTCGCGATATATTGACCAGGTGTACGGGCGATCCGCTCAGTCCCGGAAAAAAAGGCGCCGTGCTCACCGACATTAACGCTGTCAGCTATGCCGTCCTCAAGCCTCATGCCTCTACAAAGCCCTCAGTGCTTAAAAGCGAACAGCACATCTATTATATCGTATCGGGGAAAGGCACCATAAAAGCCGGCGCTCAAACAGCCGATCTTTTCGAGGGTATCGGCATAATCATGCCGCCGGGTATCGAGTTTACCATAAGCAATCCGGGTGACGAGCTTCTTGCCATGTACCGCATTACCGAACCGATCCCCTCCGGCTTCAGACCACGCACCACCATGGTCGTACGATCCGAGTATGACAACACGATCAGCACGAACCTGCGGAGAGGCAGCAGCAATGACTGGCTTTTCGAGAGGGAAGATGGCCTTTCGACCCTTGTCGCCCTGAATCCGGTGATGTACGAGCCGAGATCAATGGTTCCGCCCCATGTTCATCCGGACGATGTCGAGGAGGTGTGGATTGCGGTTAAGGGCGATCTTTTTCTCCAGGTCGGCAGCCAGCGCAGGAACTTTCCCGCCGGAACGGCATACAAAGTTCCCGCTGACAGCAGAACCCCCCATGCAAACATCAATACCGATGAAGTTTCCAAAAAACTCCTCTGGATGATGAAAGTCCCGGTTGTAACCGTTCCGGGAGGACGAAAAGAGGACGATCTCAAGGGTATTATATAA
- a CDS encoding C-GCAxxG-C-C family protein — MKPYRRTFLAGLGGLALGTVLGSNEASTALPGEIPELPWPYEKLDIEETRRQGHMWDYRTNCASGAFIAIISQLREKVGHPWTLMPLNLYAYGGGGIVGWGTICGALNGAAGAINLAAGPANQGRLVNELLGWYTEQPFPGDTANRYGVEHTFLVAEYRSDKALTQSVSGSPLCHVSLSRWCAASGLASGSPEAGERCARLCGDVAAKAVELLNAFRDNTFSAVFVPRKETEQCMSCHHVGPDVKAGNTTTGKLNCLNCHEPHR, encoded by the coding sequence ATGAAACCATACAGACGGACATTCCTTGCGGGTCTGGGAGGACTCGCCCTCGGTACTGTACTCGGCTCCAACGAGGCATCGACAGCGCTACCCGGTGAAATCCCGGAACTGCCATGGCCTTACGAAAAGCTCGATATCGAGGAAACCCGAAGGCAAGGTCATATGTGGGATTATCGGACCAACTGCGCTTCGGGCGCGTTCATCGCCATTATAAGCCAGCTCCGGGAAAAAGTCGGGCATCCATGGACACTCATGCCGTTGAACCTGTATGCGTACGGCGGAGGCGGGATTGTCGGGTGGGGAACGATCTGCGGCGCCTTGAACGGCGCCGCAGGAGCGATCAATCTTGCCGCCGGACCCGCCAATCAGGGCCGTCTCGTGAACGAACTCCTCGGCTGGTATACGGAACAACCGTTTCCGGGCGATACAGCTAACCGTTACGGTGTCGAACACACTTTTCTCGTTGCGGAATACCGCTCCGATAAAGCGCTCACCCAGTCTGTCTCAGGGTCGCCTCTATGCCATGTTTCGCTGAGCCGGTGGTGTGCCGCATCCGGACTTGCGAGCGGTTCTCCCGAAGCGGGTGAACGGTGCGCGAGATTGTGCGGAGATGTTGCTGCAAAGGCCGTGGAACTGCTCAATGCTTTCAGGGATAACACCTTCTCGGCGGTGTTTGTTCCCCGGAAGGAAACGGAACAGTGCATGAGCTGCCACCATGTCGGACCGGATGTAAAAGCCGGCAATACGACTACGGGAAAGCTCAACTGCCTGAACTGTCATGAGCCGCACCGGTAA
- a CDS encoding transporter — translation MTIFRARKTVSKITYLSMCLLISGVTFSFSEETPPLSTDRPDQTESTSITMRGCYQVETGAVRAVNDDATTIFLPGTLFRTGLFRNMELRFGIDGWLMDRDSDENGFGDSRLSAKIRFKQESGLIPEMALIPSISFPTGEKGYSSERYDPELRMAFAHSIKDNLSLGYNVAVSWSSAASESGEIATLASFPWSVSLGQGISDRIGSFTELYGEIPINSPGGPANSFDCGFTFHVSDNCQLDLEGGVGISEAADDWFTGAGVSYRIP, via the coding sequence ATGACAATATTCCGCGCACGAAAAACAGTTTCAAAGATAACGTATCTATCCATGTGCCTTTTAATCTCCGGTGTGACATTCTCTTTTTCTGAGGAGACACCTCCCCTCAGTACCGACCGTCCCGACCAGACAGAATCGACATCGATTACCATGCGGGGATGCTATCAGGTAGAAACCGGAGCCGTTCGCGCAGTAAACGATGATGCAACCACAATATTTCTTCCGGGAACGCTTTTCAGAACCGGTTTATTCCGGAATATGGAACTACGGTTTGGTATTGATGGCTGGTTGATGGACAGGGACAGCGATGAAAACGGATTCGGAGATTCCCGTCTCAGCGCAAAAATAAGATTCAAACAGGAATCCGGCCTGATACCCGAAATGGCGCTCATTCCATCGATTTCATTTCCCACCGGGGAAAAGGGGTATTCGAGCGAGAGGTATGATCCGGAACTCCGCATGGCATTTGCCCACAGTATCAAGGACAATCTCTCACTCGGGTACAATGTTGCCGTTTCATGGTCGAGCGCGGCATCAGAATCCGGTGAAATCGCCACGCTCGCTTCTTTTCCCTGGTCGGTCTCGCTCGGGCAGGGCATTTCGGATCGTATTGGCTCGTTTACCGAGCTATACGGCGAGATTCCTATCAATTCACCCGGCGGGCCGGCAAATTCCTTCGACTGCGGTTTCACTTTCCATGTGTCTGACAACTGCCAGCTCGATCTTGAGGGCGGAGTCGGAATATCCGAGGCTGCGGACGACTGGTTCACAGGCGCGGGCGTGAGCTACAGAATTCCCTGA